The Flavobacterium praedii genome window below encodes:
- the ruvX gene encoding Holliday junction resolvase RuvX, with product MPRILSIDYGQKRTGIAVTDEMQIIASGLTTIPSTTAIAFLKDYFSKEKVEAVLIGEPKQMNGEPSESASIIKGFVTHFTNHFPDMKVIRVDERFTSKMAFQTMIDSGLNKKQRQNKGLIDEISATIMLQDYLNRK from the coding sequence ATGCCAAGAATACTCTCCATAGATTACGGACAAAAACGAACAGGAATAGCTGTTACCGATGAAATGCAAATTATTGCTTCGGGGTTGACAACAATTCCATCAACCACTGCTATTGCTTTTTTGAAAGATTATTTCTCTAAAGAAAAAGTGGAAGCAGTACTCATTGGTGAACCCAAACAAATGAACGGTGAGCCTTCAGAAAGTGCTTCAATAATTAAAGGTTTTGTAACTCATTTTACCAATCATTTTCCGGATATGAAAGTGATTCGAGTTGATGAACGTTTTACATCAAAAATGGCTTTTCAAACAATGATTGACAGTGGTTTGAATAAAAAGCAACGTCAAAATAAAGGATTAATAGACGAGATTTCTGCTACCATTATGCTTCAAGATTATCTAAATCGTAAATAA
- a CDS encoding glycosyltransferase family 2 protein codes for MKTALLISTYNWPDALDLVLKSILNQTTLPDEILIADDGSSNETKALIDRFRNEINVPICHVWQEDVGFRKSKILNKAISQTNADYIIQIDGDCILHKKFISDHLDSVQKGFYLYGSRVNILPEYVDEVIEKKTTDFNFFSNEIKNRSRSLSISFLSKWYKPHYGISKKFRGCNVSFWRKDLIDINGYNEDFEGWGREDSDLVIRMGNNGVKAKRLRYAGILYHIFHKSNSKSNLELNNKIQKETIDKGIIKITNGINQYLKK; via the coding sequence ATGAAAACAGCTTTATTGATTTCTACTTATAATTGGCCTGATGCACTAGATTTGGTTTTAAAAAGCATTTTAAATCAAACGACGCTTCCGGATGAAATTTTGATAGCAGATGATGGTTCAAGCAACGAAACCAAAGCGTTGATTGACAGGTTTAGAAACGAAATAAATGTTCCTATTTGTCATGTATGGCAAGAAGATGTTGGTTTTAGAAAATCGAAAATCTTGAATAAAGCTATTTCCCAAACCAACGCAGATTACATTATACAGATTGATGGAGATTGTATTTTGCACAAAAAATTCATTTCTGATCATTTGGATTCTGTTCAAAAAGGTTTCTATTTGTATGGATCCAGAGTTAATATTTTGCCAGAATATGTAGATGAAGTTATAGAAAAGAAAACAACTGATTTTAATTTTTTTTCAAATGAAATTAAAAACAGGTCAAGAAGTTTATCGATATCTTTTTTATCTAAATGGTATAAGCCACATTATGGAATTTCGAAAAAATTTCGGGGATGCAATGTGTCTTTTTGGCGAAAAGATTTGATCGATATTAATGGATATAATGAGGATTTTGAAGGATGGGGTAGAGAAGATTCAGATTTAGTTATTAGAATGGGAAATAATGGTGTGAAAGCCAAAAGACTCCGTTATGCAGGTATTTTATATCATATATTTCATAAGTCAAATTCAAAAAGTAATTTAGAATTGAACAATAAAATTCAAAAAGAAACCATTGATAAAGGTATCATTAAAATCACAAATGGAATCAATCAATATTTAAAGAAGTAA
- a CDS encoding glycosyltransferase codes for MKILVIQQKMIGDVLISSIICNNLRIAYPNAQIDYLVYESTTPVLEGNRNIDNIILFEEKHRKSKAAFLKLALQIRATHYDLVIDAYSKLESWLIVLLSGAKRKISYKKKGRTFLYTDNVPFEPYPKTNLGLAIERRLSLLDPLDLNIKIDPLPKLYVSEKEKQEAVSLFEKNQLKKERKTIMISLLGSEKLKTYPLEYMAKLVDTIADTFDVNILFNYFPKQLNDAKFVFDSCKPSTQEKIYFNLYGDSLRSFIAIMNQCDLIIGNDGGAINMAKALNKPSFILFSPWIEKKIWATFEDGIMHNSVHLNDFKPELFSNLTEKELKKRAIDLYKNFYPELFTNQMIAFLSNNLSDNKKKSIEICNTKKPLLTALIITYNEEHNIKELIDNIAFADEIIVIDSFSTDNTLAIAKSFDTVKVVQHPFENYALQRNFAISLATNPWILFIDADERLTPKLQQEITQTIQQKEAFSAYNVYRRFMFENTILNYSGWQTDKIIRLFQNNKAFYSEQKIVHEKLNVTGEIGKLKNKLIHYSYTDFTSYKQKMIVYGKMKAKEEFAKGTSPNFFHYYIRPLYQFVYQYFIRLGILDGKKGVILCYLNALSVSVRFQELKKLKSKN; via the coding sequence ATGAAAATTCTAGTTATACAACAAAAAATGATTGGTGATGTCCTAATCAGTTCAATCATTTGCAATAACTTAAGAATTGCATATCCTAATGCCCAAATTGATTATCTGGTTTATGAATCAACTACACCTGTTTTAGAAGGAAATAGAAACATTGACAATATAATATTGTTTGAAGAAAAACATCGCAAAAGTAAGGCAGCGTTTTTAAAACTTGCACTTCAAATTCGAGCCACTCATTATGATTTGGTTATAGACGCCTATTCAAAATTAGAAAGCTGGCTGATTGTTTTATTAAGTGGCGCTAAAAGAAAAATTTCATATAAAAAGAAAGGCAGAACCTTTTTATATACGGATAACGTTCCTTTTGAACCTTATCCAAAAACCAATTTGGGCTTGGCCATTGAAAGACGACTTTCCTTATTAGATCCTCTTGATTTAAATATAAAAATAGATCCGCTACCAAAACTGTATGTTTCTGAAAAAGAAAAGCAGGAAGCTGTATCTCTTTTTGAAAAAAATCAACTAAAAAAAGAGAGAAAAACGATTATGATAAGCCTTTTGGGAAGTGAAAAACTAAAAACTTACCCATTAGAATATATGGCAAAACTGGTAGATACAATTGCCGATACTTTTGACGTAAACATTTTATTTAATTATTTTCCGAAACAATTAAACGATGCCAAATTTGTTTTTGATTCCTGTAAACCTTCTACACAGGAAAAAATATATTTTAATCTATATGGAGATAGTTTAAGATCATTTATTGCCATAATGAATCAATGCGATTTGATTATTGGGAATGATGGTGGCGCCATAAACATGGCAAAAGCTCTAAACAAACCTTCATTCATCCTTTTTTCACCGTGGATTGAAAAGAAAATATGGGCGACATTTGAAGATGGAATCATGCATAATTCTGTTCATTTAAATGATTTTAAACCTGAATTATTTTCAAACCTTACCGAAAAAGAACTTAAAAAAAGAGCTATAGATTTATATAAAAACTTTTATCCAGAATTATTTACCAATCAAATGATTGCTTTCTTAAGCAACAATCTTTCGGACAATAAAAAAAAAAGTATTGAAATCTGCAATACAAAAAAGCCTTTGCTAACTGCATTGATCATTACTTACAATGAAGAACACAATATTAAAGAACTCATAGACAACATTGCTTTTGCTGACGAAATTATCGTAATTGATTCTTTTAGTACTGATAACACATTGGCAATTGCAAAAAGTTTTGATACTGTAAAAGTAGTTCAACATCCATTTGAGAATTATGCCTTGCAACGAAATTTTGCTATAAGTCTAGCAACAAATCCTTGGATACTTTTTATCGATGCAGATGAAAGACTCACTCCAAAATTACAGCAGGAAATCACTCAGACTATACAACAAAAAGAAGCTTTCTCTGCCTACAATGTTTACCGAAGGTTTATGTTTGAAAATACAATACTAAATTATAGTGGTTGGCAAACAGACAAAATTATTAGACTTTTTCAAAATAATAAAGCATTCTACTCTGAACAAAAAATTGTACATGAAAAATTAAATGTGACAGGTGAAATTGGAAAATTAAAAAACAAACTTATTCATTATTCTTACACTGATTTTACAAGTTATAAACAAAAAATGATTGTTTATGGAAAAATGAAAGCCAAAGAAGAATTTGCAAAAGGTACAAGTCCAAACTTTTTTCATTATTACATAAGACCTCTTTATCAATTTGTCTATCAATATTTTATCCGATTAGGGATTTTAGATGGAAAAAAAGGAGTGATACTATGCTATTTGAATGCTCTGAGTGTTTCAGTTCGTTTTCAGGAATTAAAAAAATTAAAATCGAAAAACTAA
- a CDS encoding Kdo domain containing protein produces the protein MHLKINQNFKDNIDFIKSSIHNFKSTGKLFGDGKRNSIKLFELNGKTINIKSFKIPNLINKIAYKYFRKSKARRSFEYATILLEKGIGTPEPIAYLENYNWIGLKDSYYASEHLDCDLTYRELVEIPNFPDHENILRQFTQFSFQLHQSGVEFLDHSPGNTLIKKSFEGFYEFFLVDLNRMTFHDQMNFDQRMKNLSRLTPKKGMIATMSNEYSKLYTAKTESEIFEKMWFYTQEFQDKFSRKQRLKKKLKFWKS, from the coding sequence ATGCATTTAAAAATAAATCAAAATTTCAAAGACAATATCGATTTTATCAAATCGAGTATTCATAATTTCAAATCTACTGGAAAACTCTTTGGTGACGGTAAAAGAAACAGTATCAAATTATTCGAATTAAATGGAAAGACAATTAATATCAAATCCTTTAAAATTCCTAATTTGATTAATAAAATTGCTTATAAATATTTTAGAAAATCCAAAGCGAGACGTTCATTTGAGTATGCTACCATTTTATTAGAAAAAGGCATAGGAACACCCGAACCAATTGCATATCTAGAAAATTACAATTGGATAGGATTAAAAGATAGTTATTATGCTAGTGAACATCTTGATTGTGATTTGACTTACAGAGAATTGGTCGAAATTCCAAATTTCCCTGATCATGAGAATATTTTAAGACAGTTTACCCAGTTTTCATTTCAATTGCATCAAAGTGGTGTCGAATTTTTGGATCATTCTCCAGGAAATACTTTGATCAAAAAGTCGTTTGAAGGATTTTATGAGTTTTTCTTGGTTGATCTAAATAGAATGACTTTTCATGACCAAATGAATTTTGATCAACGCATGAAAAATCTTTCTCGGTTAACGCCTAAAAAAGGAATGATTGCAACAATGAGTAATGAATATTCAAAATTGTATACAGCAAAAACAGAAAGTGAAATCTTTGAAAAAATGTGGTTTTATACCCAAGAATTTCAAGATAAATTTTCAAGAAAGCAGAGATTAAAAAAGAAACTTAAATTTTGGAAATCTTAG
- a CDS encoding LTA synthase family protein has translation MNNYKKVSILLLKRLLLVTLIYQLSRVAFYFMNATSFQNFNLTTIKGGILFDLAAIAYLNVIFVVAHLIPGNFKYTPNYQKWLKISFYSINLLLIATNFIDIIYYRFTGKRSTFSMITAKGMEHEIFGLIPSFLMQFWYVGVLFLIFSVLFWIFLPTFKQTNSIEKLEKKDLIKQYAFLILAIALGLLISRGGFRKKPLKIVDAVVYGELGNSALILNTPFCILKTLVKKEDIEKAHYFNEKELISIYNPIINLNPSKPITKKNVVVIILESFGNENVGRGYTPFLDSLITKSYYFKNGFANGIASIDAVPSILSSIPSLMNNSFISSSFSLNKIHGLPIILEKEGYNTSFFHGAFNGSQNFDQYAKVAGFDHYYGKDEYVGKESFDGKWGIYDEEFMQFFCNKLSSFKQPFFSSLFTISSHNPYKVPEKYKGKFPKGNTKIQESIGYTDFALRQFFKTAKKQSWYNNTLFVFSSDHTSSGGELAKDRTILGRFRIPILFFDPSDPKFVGVNENNFQQIDIMPSILDYLNIKTDMVSFGKSFRSKNNFVVYCNQGTYYYIQGDYYLAFANNQSIGLYNWKKDILLKNNLLKTNEKIANKMSLFLKAYIQTFYERVTNDALTLEK, from the coding sequence ATGAATAATTACAAGAAAGTCAGCATCCTACTTCTTAAACGATTACTATTAGTTACCCTAATTTATCAATTGTCTCGAGTAGCATTTTACTTCATGAATGCCACGTCATTTCAAAATTTTAATTTGACTACTATTAAAGGTGGAATTCTGTTTGATTTGGCCGCAATTGCCTATTTAAATGTTATTTTTGTAGTTGCACATTTGATTCCAGGAAATTTTAAATACACGCCAAATTATCAAAAATGGCTTAAAATTTCATTCTATTCAATAAACCTTTTATTAATTGCAACCAATTTCATAGATATTATTTATTATAGATTTACTGGAAAACGAAGTACTTTTAGTATGATTACAGCTAAAGGAATGGAACATGAAATTTTTGGTTTGATTCCTTCTTTTCTAATGCAATTTTGGTATGTAGGTGTTTTATTCCTTATTTTCAGTGTGCTTTTTTGGATCTTTCTTCCCACTTTTAAGCAAACCAACTCGATTGAAAAACTTGAGAAAAAAGATTTAATAAAACAATACGCTTTTCTAATTCTTGCAATAGCTTTAGGATTACTTATTTCTCGTGGTGGTTTTCGCAAAAAACCACTTAAAATTGTGGATGCAGTAGTTTATGGAGAACTTGGGAATTCAGCTTTAATATTAAATACTCCTTTTTGTATTTTAAAAACTTTAGTAAAAAAAGAAGACATAGAAAAAGCACATTATTTTAATGAAAAAGAATTAATTTCGATTTATAACCCAATAATAAACTTAAATCCTAGCAAACCAATTACCAAAAAAAATGTAGTCGTAATTATTTTGGAAAGTTTTGGAAACGAAAATGTAGGTAGAGGTTATACTCCTTTTTTAGACTCATTAATCACAAAATCCTATTATTTCAAAAATGGATTTGCAAACGGTATAGCTTCTATAGATGCCGTACCTTCTATATTATCTAGCATTCCAAGTTTAATGAATAACTCATTTATCTCATCCAGTTTTTCGTTAAACAAAATTCATGGTCTTCCTATTATTTTAGAAAAAGAAGGATACAATACCTCTTTTTTTCATGGTGCATTCAATGGTAGTCAAAATTTTGATCAATATGCTAAAGTAGCTGGTTTTGATCACTATTATGGAAAAGATGAATATGTAGGAAAAGAATCATTTGATGGGAAATGGGGAATTTATGATGAAGAGTTTATGCAGTTTTTCTGTAACAAACTCAGTAGTTTTAAACAGCCCTTTTTTAGCTCTCTTTTTACAATTTCTTCACATAATCCTTATAAAGTACCCGAAAAATATAAAGGAAAATTTCCAAAAGGAAACACAAAAATTCAAGAAAGCATCGGATATACAGATTTCGCATTACGTCAATTTTTTAAAACAGCAAAAAAACAAAGTTGGTACAATAACACTCTTTTTGTCTTTTCATCGGATCATACTTCTTCTGGAGGAGAACTAGCAAAAGATAGAACAATACTTGGAAGATTTAGAATCCCAATTCTGTTTTTTGACCCATCTGATCCTAAATTTGTTGGAGTCAATGAAAATAACTTTCAACAAATTGATATTATGCCAAGTATTTTGGACTATTTAAACATAAAAACAGATATGGTAAGTTTTGGAAAAAGCTTTAGATCCAAAAACAATTTTGTAGTATACTGCAATCAAGGTACTTATTACTATATTCAAGGTGATTATTATTTGGCTTTTGCCAATAACCAATCCATTGGTTTATACAATTGGAAGAAAGATATTTTATTGAAAAATAACTTATTAAAAACCAATGAAAAAATAGCTAATAAAATGTCTCTATTTTTAAAAGCCTATATTCAAACTTTTTATGAACGAGTTACGAATGATGCTTTAACGCTAGAGAAATAG
- a CDS encoding 2,3,4,5-tetrahydropyridine-2,6-dicarboxylate N-succinyltransferase — MKSLQTIIEQAWENRALLQETTTTDAIREVISLLDQGILRVAEPVGEGWQVNEWIKKAVVMYFPIQKMETLEAGIFEYNDKMLLKRDYAEKGVRVVPGASARYGAYISSGVIMMPSYVNIGAYVDSGTMVDTWATVGSCAQVGKDVHLSGGVGIGGVLEPLQAAPVIIEDGAFIGSRCIIVEGVHVGKEAVLGANVCLTASTKIIDVTGETPVERKGFVPARSVVIPGSYTKKFAAGEYQVPCALIIGTRKPSTDLKTSLNNALREYDVAV, encoded by the coding sequence ATGAAATCATTACAGACCATAATAGAACAAGCTTGGGAAAACCGTGCTTTACTTCAAGAAACAACAACAACTGATGCTATTAGAGAAGTTATCTCTTTATTAGATCAAGGAATTTTAAGAGTGGCAGAACCTGTGGGCGAAGGTTGGCAAGTAAACGAATGGATTAAGAAAGCCGTTGTTATGTACTTCCCTATTCAAAAAATGGAAACCTTAGAGGCTGGAATTTTTGAGTACAATGATAAAATGTTACTCAAAAGAGATTATGCTGAAAAAGGAGTTCGCGTAGTTCCTGGTGCATCTGCCCGTTATGGTGCTTATATTTCGAGCGGTGTAATCATGATGCCTAGTTATGTAAATATTGGTGCTTATGTTGATTCAGGAACAATGGTTGACACATGGGCAACTGTGGGTAGCTGTGCTCAAGTTGGCAAAGATGTACATTTAAGTGGAGGAGTTGGAATTGGTGGTGTATTAGAACCACTACAAGCAGCACCCGTAATTATAGAAGATGGAGCATTCATTGGTTCTCGTTGTATTATTGTAGAAGGTGTTCATGTAGGGAAAGAGGCCGTTCTTGGAGCCAATGTGTGCTTAACAGCTTCAACGAAAATAATTGATGTTACTGGAGAAACCCCTGTAGAAAGAAAAGGTTTTGTTCCTGCTCGTTCTGTAGTAATTCCTGGTAGTTACACCAAAAAATTCGCTGCTGGAGAGTACCAAGTTCCATGTGCATTAATTATTGGAACTCGCAAACCATCTACCGATTTAAAAACTTCATTAAATAACGCTTTACGCGAATATGATGTAGCGGTTTAA